Proteins from one Telopea speciosissima isolate NSW1024214 ecotype Mountain lineage chromosome 1, Tspe_v1, whole genome shotgun sequence genomic window:
- the LOC122655378 gene encoding subtilisin-like protease SBT1.3 encodes MRRLKLKAKQGEIEASGALDLEEEKEETVQVLGPLTPTSMKVNMPKIQMMGGPHRYDSLQQGPPKAFNEGVLRKIQSNVSPWITTVGASTMDRDFPAAVKLGNGKFLSGVSLYKGRRNLSTNKQYSLVYMGGNSSSPDPTSLCLEGTLDPHTVAGKIVICDRGISPRVQKGMVVKDAGGVGMIIANTAVNGEELVADSHLIPTVAVGEKSGNSIKHYTLTNPHPTATLAFLGTKVGIRPSPVVAAFSSRGPNLLTLEILKPDVVAPGVNILAAWTGDVGPSSLSTDRRRVKFNILSGTSMSCPHVSGVAALLKAKHPDWSPAAIKSALMTTAYVHDNTRYPIIDASTGAPSNSFDHGAGHINPSRALDPGLIYDMGVQDYFEFLCTQKLTPMQLKVFTKSSNRSCRHILANPGDLNYPAISAVLPDQPANTVLTLHRTVTNVGTPVSTYHAKVSRFTGASVTVEPNTLHFTRKNQKLSFKITFTTKSQQSKTNFGGLTWTDGIHKVRSTIVITWLPKI; translated from the exons ATGAGACGCCTCAAGCTAAAAGCCAAACAAGGCGAGATCGAGGCCAGTGGTGCCCTCgatcttgaagaagaaaaagaagaaaccgttcaagtgttgggtccattgacCCCCACCTCCATGAAGGTCAATATGCCCAAGATCCAAATGATGGGTGGACCTCATCGATATGATTCTCTTCAACAAGGTCCACCGAAAG CATTTAATGAAGGTGTGCTTAGGAAGATCCAATCAAATGTGTCTCCATGGATCACCACCGTTGGAGCCAGCACCATGGACAGGGATTTCCCGGCCGCTGTGAAGCTGGGGAATGGTAAATTTCTATCTGGTGTCTCACTCTACAAAGGTCGGAGAAACCTTTCGACCAATAAACAATACTCACTTGTTTACATGGGCGGCAACTCGAGCAGTCCTGATCCGACGTCATTATGTTTGGAGGGTACTTTAGATCCACATACTGTGGCTGGAAAGATTGTGATTTGTGACCGAGGCATCAGCCCAAGAGTGCAAAAAGGTATGGTGGTGAAAGATGCAGGTGGCGTGGGCATGATCATTGCAAACACTGCTGTAAATGGGGAAGAGCTGGTTGCAGACAGCCACCTTATTCCGACGGTTGCCGTTGGAGAAAAATCTGGAAACTCAATCAAGCACTACACACTGACTAACCCACATCCCACTGCCACTCTAGCTTTTCTTGGAACCAAGGTAGGAATCAGGCCTTCCCCTGTAGTTGCGGCATTCTCATCAAGGGGACCCAATTTGCTCACACTAGAAATTCTTAAGCCAGATGTGGTGGCTCCAGGAGTGAACATTCTTGCAGCATGGACAGGGGATGTAGGACCATCGAGTTTATCGACGGATCGCCGGAGAGTGAAGTTTAACATCTTGTCTGGGACATCAATGTCTTGCCCGCATGTTAGTGGAGTTGCTGCTCTGCTCAAGGCCAAACACCCAGATTGGAGTCCGGCTGCAATCAAATCAGCTCTCATGACCACTGCTTATGTTCATGACAACACACGCTACCCAATCATAGATGCATCAACTGGTGCACCTTCAAACTCCTTCGACCACGGAGCTGGCCATATTAATCCCTCAAGAGCTCTCGACCCCGGCCTGATTTACGACATGGGCGTGCAGGATTACTTCGAATTCCTGTGCACACAGAAGCTGACGCCGATGCAGCTCAAAGTCTTCACCAAGTCCTCTAATCGTTCCTGCCGACACATTCTTGCAAACCCAGGGGATCTGAACTACCCAGCCATCTCTGCAGTGCTCCCAGATCAGCCCGCTAATACTGTGTTGACCCTTCACAGGACCGTCACCAATGTTGGGACTCCCGTTTCAACATACCATGCTAAGGTTTCCCGGTTCACTGGTGCTTCTGTCACAGTAGAGCCAAATACCCTCCACTTCACAAGGAAAAACCAGAAACTGTCTTTCAAGATCACATTCACCACAAAATCCCAGCAATCAAAGAcaaattttggaggtttgacaTGGACTGATGGCATTCACAAGGTCAGAAGCACAATTGTAATCACATGGCTGCCAAAAATATAA
- the LOC122669629 gene encoding copper chaperone for superoxide dismutase, chloroplastic-like isoform X1, whose translation MAFFRTLTTSAASVLPAAVVVATVWSSSDGRTCNPFFSKSPNLPFLSTSILSSDRSGLSLTRNLSPLHSAVRMDSTTSEQAPSRQNDGVLPELMTEFMVDMTCDGCVSAVKNKLMTLDGVKGVEAELSNQVVRVIGSSSVKTMLDALEQTGRKSRLIGQGNPGDFLISAAVAEFKGPKLFGVVRLAQVNMELARIEASFSGLTPGKHGWSINEFGDLTKGAASTGKVFNPTNHVVTEKPLGDLGTLDAQDTGEALFTGVKQMLRVADLIGRSIVVNETEDKSDPGIAAAVIARSAGVGENYKRTCACDGTTIWEASNNSFTVGQV comes from the exons ATGGCATTTTTCAGGACATTAACGACCTCAGCAGCCTCAGTTCTTCCTGCAGCGGTCGTGGTTGCAACTGTTTGGTCTTCATCCGACGGCCGCACTTGTAACCCATTTTTCTCCAAGTCACCGaaccttcccttcctctccaCCTCGATCCTCAGCTCTGACCGTTCGGGTCTGAGCCTTACAAGAAACCTTAGTCCTCTTCACTCCGCTGTTCGCATGGACTCGACCACTTCGGAGCAGGCGCCTTCTCGGCAG AACGACGGAGTTCTACCGGAGCTGATG ACAGAATTCATGGTGGACATGACGTGCGATGGCTGTgtgagtgctgtcaagaataagTTAATGACTCTCGATG GGGTTAAAGGAGTTGAGGCCGAATTGAGTAACCAAGTTGTCAGGGTTATTGGCTCTTCATCTGTGAAGACAATGCTCGATGCTTTGGAACAGACGGGTCGAAAATCTCGTTTAATTGGCCAGGGAAATCCTGGAG ATTTTTTAATTTCAGCCGCTGTTGCTGAGTTTAAAGGTCCCAAACTTTTTGGTGTCGTTCGCTTGGCCCAGGTGAATATGGAATTGGCAAGAATTGAAGCCAGTTTTAGTGGTCTGACACCTGGAAAACATGGTTGGTCCATTAATGAGTTTGGAGATCTGACAAAAGGAGCAGCAAGCACTGGGAAAGTATTCAACCCAACAAATCATGTTGTAACAGAAAAG CCTCTCGGTGATTTGGGAACATTAGATGCTCAAGATACTGGTGAGGCCTTATTCACTGGCGTAAAACAGATGCTTAGAGTTGCTGATCTCATTGGTCGATCCATCGTGGTGAACGAAACTGAAGATAAATCAGACCCAGGCATTGCAGCTGCAGTCATAGCTAGAAGTGCAGGAGTTGGTGAGAACTATAAAAGAACCTGTGCATGCGATGGCACCACAATATGGGAAGCGAGTAACAATAGTTTTACTGTCGGCCAAGTCTAA
- the LOC122669629 gene encoding copper chaperone for superoxide dismutase, chloroplastic-like isoform X2, protein MAFFRTLTTSAASVLPAAVVVATVWSSSDGRTCNPFFSKSPNLPFLSTSILSSDRSGLSLTRNLSPLHSAVRMDSTTSEQAPSRQDGVLPELMTEFMVDMTCDGCVSAVKNKLMTLDGVKGVEAELSNQVVRVIGSSSVKTMLDALEQTGRKSRLIGQGNPGDFLISAAVAEFKGPKLFGVVRLAQVNMELARIEASFSGLTPGKHGWSINEFGDLTKGAASTGKVFNPTNHVVTEKPLGDLGTLDAQDTGEALFTGVKQMLRVADLIGRSIVVNETEDKSDPGIAAAVIARSAGVGENYKRTCACDGTTIWEASNNSFTVGQV, encoded by the exons ATGGCATTTTTCAGGACATTAACGACCTCAGCAGCCTCAGTTCTTCCTGCAGCGGTCGTGGTTGCAACTGTTTGGTCTTCATCCGACGGCCGCACTTGTAACCCATTTTTCTCCAAGTCACCGaaccttcccttcctctccaCCTCGATCCTCAGCTCTGACCGTTCGGGTCTGAGCCTTACAAGAAACCTTAGTCCTCTTCACTCCGCTGTTCGCATGGACTCGACCACTTCGGAGCAGGCGCCTTCTCGGCAG GACGGAGTTCTACCGGAGCTGATG ACAGAATTCATGGTGGACATGACGTGCGATGGCTGTgtgagtgctgtcaagaataagTTAATGACTCTCGATG GGGTTAAAGGAGTTGAGGCCGAATTGAGTAACCAAGTTGTCAGGGTTATTGGCTCTTCATCTGTGAAGACAATGCTCGATGCTTTGGAACAGACGGGTCGAAAATCTCGTTTAATTGGCCAGGGAAATCCTGGAG ATTTTTTAATTTCAGCCGCTGTTGCTGAGTTTAAAGGTCCCAAACTTTTTGGTGTCGTTCGCTTGGCCCAGGTGAATATGGAATTGGCAAGAATTGAAGCCAGTTTTAGTGGTCTGACACCTGGAAAACATGGTTGGTCCATTAATGAGTTTGGAGATCTGACAAAAGGAGCAGCAAGCACTGGGAAAGTATTCAACCCAACAAATCATGTTGTAACAGAAAAG CCTCTCGGTGATTTGGGAACATTAGATGCTCAAGATACTGGTGAGGCCTTATTCACTGGCGTAAAACAGATGCTTAGAGTTGCTGATCTCATTGGTCGATCCATCGTGGTGAACGAAACTGAAGATAAATCAGACCCAGGCATTGCAGCTGCAGTCATAGCTAGAAGTGCAGGAGTTGGTGAGAACTATAAAAGAACCTGTGCATGCGATGGCACCACAATATGGGAAGCGAGTAACAATAGTTTTACTGTCGGCCAAGTCTAA